The following is a genomic window from Actinomadura rubteroloni.
GGAAAACCGTCCCGCCACGCGTCCGGTGACAGGTCGGCGCCCTCGGATGCGCGGTCGACGACGAGCCCGGAGCGCCGAACCGGTCCGCACGCCGCCGCGTCTCACCGATAAACCGATTGCGCGCGCACGCGATCGGAGGCGACTCTCTCTGCTGAGAGACGAGGAGTGTGGCGCCCCATGAACGCCCAGGCCGAGAACCGGCTCGCTCTGCTGCTCGGCGTCCGGCTGGCCGAGCTGGACGCCCTCTGCACCGCCGCGCTGACGGCGTCCACCGCTGCCGAGGAGAACACGAGGCTCGCCGAGCTGGCCACCGCCGCCGCGCGGCTGTCGGAGTCGGCGGCGTCGGCGGCGCGGGGCCGCCGGACGCTGCCGGCGCGTCCGCCGGTCCGCCGCCGGACGCGACTGGAGCGGCGCGTCAACGGAGCCCGGCGCACCGCCGACCGGATCATCGCCCGGTCCGCCGACGGCTGATTTCCGGCCCCCGGCCCTTGCCCGTCGTCCCCCGCGGAGGACGATGGGTCGGGGCCGGGGAGTGCCGGCCGGAGGGAGGAACGATGATCGGGGAATTCTCACCCGCGCACTGGCTGATCGTCGGCCTGGTGGTCGTCCTGCTCGTCGGGTCCAAGAAGCTGCCGGACACCGCGCGGGCGCTCGGCCGCTCGATGCGCATCCTCAAGGCCGAGACCCGGGGGATCCGCGAGGACGACGACGTCCCGGCCGTCGACCCCACCCCCGAGGACCAGCGGGAACGCGCCGCGCGGCTGCGCGCGGAGGCGGCCCTGCTCGACGCCGCCGAGGACCCGCGCGCCTCCTGACCCGGGCGGCCGTGCGGTACCGTTGACGCAGTTCGCGAAGGGGAGTAGTCCTGCGAACCGGTCGTCGACACGCTGGAACCCCGGTTCCCGGCGGCCGGGCCCGCACACGGGTGGACGAGACCTTCGATCCCTTGACGGATTTGTGCCGTCCGGGGGTCGAGGCCGTCCGGATCCCCTGTCCGCCCCCGTCCTCGCCCCCCCCATGACGGCCCTGGGAAGGCGTGAGGTGGGGACGTGCTGCACTTCGTCCTGTTGATCGTGTGCGCGATCGTGATCTATCTGTCGTGCGAGTGGTTCGTCAACGCCGTCGAATGGCTGGGGCAGCGGCTCGACGTCGGGAAGATGGCGGTCGGGACGATCCTGGCCGCGTTCGGGACGGCGCTGCCCGAGTCCGTCGTGACGCTCGTCGCGGTGACCACGGGCGGGACGACCGAGGCCAAGGACATCGGCGTCGGCGCCGCGATGGGCGGCCCCCTCGCCCTCGCGACCGTCGCCTACGCCGTCACGGGCACCGCCCTCCTCCTCCGCCGCCGCGCCCTGCGCGCCGACGCGGAGGAGAGCGACGTGCTCACGGGGCCCGGGGACGCGGCGCGGCTCGCGGGCGACCAGCGGTGGTTCCTCGCGGTGTTCGTCGTGAAGGTGACGCTCGGTCTCGTCGCGTTCGCGTTCAAGCCGTGGCTCGGCCTGCTCTTCTTCGCCACCTACGCCGTGTACTTCTGGCGTGAGATGCGCGGCCACGGCGAGCCGGGCGGCGACGACGAGCACGGCGACCTCGAACCGCTCAGGTTCCAGCCGCGCCGGGCGGCCCCGGCGACGTGGGCCGTCGTGGCGCAGACGCTCGCGACGCTCGCCGTCATCTTCGTCGCGTCGCAGCTCTTCGTGCACCAGCTCGACGCGATCGGCCCGATGATCGGGCTGCCCGCCGCCGTGACGGCGCTGCTGCTGTCCCCGATCGCGACCGAGCTGCCCGAGATCATGAACGCGATCATCTGGGTGCGGCAGGGCAAGACCAAGCTGGCGCTGGCGAACATCTCGGGCGCGATGATGATCCAGGCGACCGTCCCGTCCGGGCTGGGCCTGCTGTTCACCCGGTGGAAGTTCGACACGGCGCTGGCGTGGTCGGGCCTGGTCACGGCCGCCGCGATCGTCTACCTGCTCGCGACGCTGCGCGCGCACCGGCTGACCCCGGCGCGGCTGGCCGTCGCGGGCCTGTTCTACGTGGTGTTCGCGGCGGGGCTCGTCCCGATCCTGTCCTGAGGGTCGAGCAGCGCGTCCACGGCGAGGTCCGGCGCGGCGGTGCGCAGCAGGGCGGCGAGCGACCCGGCGAGCAGTTCCAGCAGGTCGGCGCGCGGGAGCGGACGGTCCTTCGCCCAGGCCAGCGCCGTGTCCTCGACCAGCCCGAACCAGCCGGACACGATCAGCCGCACCCGCGCGTCGCCCGCCGCGTCCGGCCCGAGGACGGCGTGGACCTGGTCGGTGAGCGCGGCGCGCGTGTCGTCGTGGACGCGCACGACGTGCTCCGCGCCGCCCGCCGCGCCCCGGATCAGCGCGAGGTACGGCTCGCGGCGCCGTTCCACGAACGCGAGGAACGCGTCCAGCGACTGGCGGAGCTGGCGCGCGGGCGGAAGGTCGGGGTCGGGCGCGGTCTGGCGGACGAGCCGCCGCGCCGCGCTCTCCAGGACGGCCACGTAGAAGGCGTCCTTGGTCGGGAAGTAGTGGAACAGCAGCCCGCGCGAGATGCCGGCGGCGGCGGCGACGTCGTCCAGCGACAGCTCGTGGATGGGCCGCTCGACCAGCATCGTCAGGCCGATCCCGACGAGCTGGCGGCGGCGTTCCTCGGCGGTCAGCCGACGTCGTGTCACGCGTCCAGGCTATCGTGTTGAGCATTGCTCAATAAGGAGGACCCGGCATGGACTTCACCCCGTCGGACAAGGCCCGCGACTACACCGAGCGCGTCCGCGCCTTCATCGCCGAGCGCATCGCGCCCGTCGAGGAGGACTACCTGCGCGAACTCCTCGCGCTCCCGGAACACGAGCGGTGGCGCGTCCTGCCGGTCATCGACGAGCTGAAGGCGGCGGCGCGGGCGGCGGGCCTGTGGAACCTCTTCCTCCCGGACGAGCGGGAGGGCGCGGGCCTGACCGTCAGCGAGTACGCGCCCGTCGCCGAGCTGATGGGACGGTCCTTCATCGCCGCCGAGGTCTTCAACTGCAACGCCCCCGACACCGGGAACATGGAGGTGCTGCACCACTACGGGTCCCCGGAGCAGAAGGAGCGCTGGCTGCGTCCGCTGCTGGACGGCGAGATCCGCTCCGCGTTCTGCATGACCGAGCCGGACGTCGCGTCGTCCGACCCGACGAACGTCGAGGCGACCGCCGTCCTGGACGGCGACGAGGTCGTCGTCAACGGCCGCAAGTGGTTCAGCACCGGCGCCGGCCACCCGCGCTGCGAGGTCCTGCTGTTCATGGGGCTCACCGACAAGGACGCGCACCGCCATCAACAGCACTCGATCGTGGCCGTCCCGCGCCGCGCGGACGGCGTCACGGTGGAGCGCATGCTGCCCGTCATGGGCCGCTACGACGAGCCGTCCGGGCACGGCGTCGTGCGGTTCGAGGACGTCAGGCTGCCCGCGTCCGCGCTGGTCGGCGCGCCGGGCCAGGGCTTCGAGATCGGGCAGAACCGGCTCGGTCCGGGCCGCGTCCACCACTGCATGCGGCTGATCGGGCTCGCCGAGGCCGCGCTGGAGGCCGCGTGCCGCCGGGGCGCCGAGCGCGTCGCGTTCCGCAAGCCCCTGGTCAACCTCGGCGGCAACCGCGAGCGCATCGCCGACGCGCGCATCGCCATCGACCAGGCGCGGCTGCTCGTCCTCTACACCGCCTGGCTGCTGGACACCCAGGGCATCCTCGGAGCGCTGTCGCAGGTGTCGCAGATCAAGGTCGCCGTCCCGCTGATGGCGCAGCGGGTCGTGGACATGGCGATGCAGATGCACGGCGGCGCGGGCCTGTCCGACGACTACCCGCTCGCCGCCGCGTGGACGGTCGCGCGGGCGCTCCGGCTCGCCGACGGCCCCGACGAGGTCCACCGGGGCGTCGTCGCGCGCCTCGAACTGGGCAAGTACGGCGTGGCGCGCTGACGGCAGTCCCGGCGGCGCGCCACACCGGCTCAGGAGCCGAGGAACGTGGCGATGCTCGTCAGCACGGACGTGTCCTTGAGGAAGCCCATGTGCGTCTGGTTCGGGATCTCGTTGTTGGTCGCGCCGTCGAGCGCGGTGCTCTTGTACGGGTTGATGACGCCGTCGGACGGCGAGTACCACGTGGCGTACTTCGTCACGCCGGGCGTCTCGTCACCGGTCGTGAGCTGCTTGATGAACGCCGACCCCGGGGTCATCTGCCGGCACGTCGTGAAGAACGAGCACCAGGTCGCCGCCGTCGTGCCGTGGTTGGCGCCCGCGATCGACGCGAGGTGGTCCACGTTCGGGTTCCCGTTCAGCACCTTCAGGTACCAGAGGCTGACGAGGCCGCCCATCGAGTGGTTGACGATGTCGACCTTGGACGCGCCGGTCTTGGACTTCACGTCCGCGATGTACTTCGCGAGCCCCTGGGCGTTGGTCTTGTTGTCACCGTAGGAGTTGTACTCGTAGGTGAAGAGCCGGTCGCTCTGGTAGCCGGCCTGCTCGAACACGGTCTTGGCCGTCTTCCAGTTGGCCGCGCTGCCGGAGAAGCCGTGGACGAAGACGACCGGGTCGCGCTCCGCGGCCTGCGCCGCCGGGATCTGGCCGACCAGACCGGCAGCCGCCGCGAGCGCGGCGAGCCCGCCGATGATCCGACGCATGAGACCTCCAGGGGGTGGGGGAGGCGGCCCGAGCGCCGCCGGACGCCGACCGTACGGAGCGGCGCCCGCGGGGAACTACTCAACGCCGGACAAGACCCTGCCGAGTCGGGCTCACACGGTGTACTAGCTGTCCACCCGGTCGCCCGGCCGGATATGCTCACGGCCTGACTGACGGGCGCCCGCCCCCTGGGCGGGATCGGACG
Proteins encoded in this region:
- the tatA gene encoding Sec-independent protein translocase subunit TatA, which codes for MIGEFSPAHWLIVGLVVVLLVGSKKLPDTARALGRSMRILKAETRGIREDDDVPAVDPTPEDQRERAARLRAEAALLDAAEDPRAS
- a CDS encoding sodium:calcium antiporter; this translates as MLHFVLLIVCAIVIYLSCEWFVNAVEWLGQRLDVGKMAVGTILAAFGTALPESVVTLVAVTTGGTTEAKDIGVGAAMGGPLALATVAYAVTGTALLLRRRALRADAEESDVLTGPGDAARLAGDQRWFLAVFVVKVTLGLVAFAFKPWLGLLFFATYAVYFWREMRGHGEPGGDDEHGDLEPLRFQPRRAAPATWAVVAQTLATLAVIFVASQLFVHQLDAIGPMIGLPAAVTALLLSPIATELPEIMNAIIWVRQGKTKLALANISGAMMIQATVPSGLGLLFTRWKFDTALAWSGLVTAAAIVYLLATLRAHRLTPARLAVAGLFYVVFAAGLVPILS
- a CDS encoding TetR/AcrR family transcriptional regulator; translated protein: MTRRRLTAEERRRQLVGIGLTMLVERPIHELSLDDVAAAAGISRGLLFHYFPTKDAFYVAVLESAARRLVRQTAPDPDLPPARQLRQSLDAFLAFVERRREPYLALIRGAAGGAEHVVRVHDDTRAALTDQVHAVLGPDAAGDARVRLIVSGWFGLVEDTALAWAKDRPLPRADLLELLAGSLAALLRTAAPDLAVDALLDPQDRIGTSPAANTT
- a CDS encoding acyl-CoA dehydrogenase family protein, with protein sequence MDFTPSDKARDYTERVRAFIAERIAPVEEDYLRELLALPEHERWRVLPVIDELKAAARAAGLWNLFLPDEREGAGLTVSEYAPVAELMGRSFIAAEVFNCNAPDTGNMEVLHHYGSPEQKERWLRPLLDGEIRSAFCMTEPDVASSDPTNVEATAVLDGDEVVVNGRKWFSTGAGHPRCEVLLFMGLTDKDAHRHQQHSIVAVPRRADGVTVERMLPVMGRYDEPSGHGVVRFEDVRLPASALVGAPGQGFEIGQNRLGPGRVHHCMRLIGLAEAALEAACRRGAERVAFRKPLVNLGGNRERIADARIAIDQARLLVLYTAWLLDTQGILGALSQVSQIKVAVPLMAQRVVDMAMQMHGGAGLSDDYPLAAAWTVARALRLADGPDEVHRGVVARLELGKYGVAR
- a CDS encoding esterase/lipase family protein, coding for MRRIIGGLAALAAAAGLVGQIPAAQAAERDPVVFVHGFSGSAANWKTAKTVFEQAGYQSDRLFTYEYNSYGDNKTNAQGLAKYIADVKSKTGASKVDIVNHSMGGLVSLWYLKVLNGNPNVDHLASIAGANHGTTAATWCSFFTTCRQMTPGSAFIKQLTTGDETPGVTKYATWYSPSDGVINPYKSTALDGATNNEIPNQTHMGFLKDTSVLTSIATFLGS